In the Flavobacterium sp. 90 genome, TCATTTATAAGCTGAGTTGCAGGAACATTAAAATAAGCAAGATTTGCTACAAAAACAGGCATTATTTTGAAATCGTTCACCTGATCAAAATCCAAATTACTTGAACACGAAGAAAACACGAAAACTAAAAGTAAAATCTTAGAAATTCTGCTGATGAAATTTGATTTCATGGCTTGCTTTTATTTGATTAAATAATGTATAACATTATTTATGATTACTTATTGTCTGTTATATAAGTAAATATAAGCTTTTTCTAGTGAAATTTTCCAAACAATTTTGACGCTTCATTATAAGCACTTTCAAAACTCAAGGAATTTAGTCCGGTTACTTTTTTATTGGCGGTAAAGTAAGAAATCAGTTTTTCTGTAGGCATATTTCCAGTTAGTTTGTCGGTTGCCATTGGACAGCCGCCAAATCCCTGAATTGCACCATCAAAACGCGTGCAACCCGCTTTTGAAGCCGCTTCTATTTTCTCGAACCAACTATTTGGTGTAGTATGCAAGTGCGCTCCAAACTCAATTTGAGGATATTTTGGAATTAAATTCGAAAAAAGATACGTAATAACTTCCGGCGTAGAACTACCAACAGTATCTGAAAGCGATAATATTTTTACGCCCATTCCGGCAAGTTTTTCGGTCCATTCGCCTACAATTTCAACATTCCACGGATCTCCGTAAGGATTTCCAAAACCCATTGAAAGATAGGTTACGACTTCTTTATTTTTTTTATCGGCGATTTCTAGAATTTCTTCTAATGTAATTAAAGATTCAGCGATGGTTTTATGGGTATTTCTCATCTGAAAATTCTCAGATATAGAAAATGGAAATCCTAAATATCGAATTGGTTCATGTTCTGCTGCCAATTGTGCTCCTTGCGTATTTGCAATTATAGCAAGCAATTTGCTAGTGGTTTGCGAAAGATCAAGCTGCGCCAAAACCTCTGCCGTATCCTGCATTTGCGGAATAGCTTTGGGAGATACAAAACTTCCAAAATCAATGGTATCAAAACCTACACGAAGCAATGCTTGTATGTAAGTAACCTTGTTTTTTGTGGGAATAAAAGTCTTGATACCTTGCATGGCATCACGTGGACATTCGATAATTTTGATTTCTTTATTCAAAGCTTATTCTTTTGTAAAGGCTAAGTTAGTTTCTTTTTTAAAGAAATAAAAGTTATAATTTTCT is a window encoding:
- a CDS encoding hydroxymethylglutaryl-CoA lyase, translated to MNKEIKIIECPRDAMQGIKTFIPTKNKVTYIQALLRVGFDTIDFGSFVSPKAIPQMQDTAEVLAQLDLSQTTSKLLAIIANTQGAQLAAEHEPIRYLGFPFSISENFQMRNTHKTIAESLITLEEILEIADKKNKEVVTYLSMGFGNPYGDPWNVEIVGEWTEKLAGMGVKILSLSDTVGSSTPEVITYLFSNLIPKYPQIEFGAHLHTTPNSWFEKIEAASKAGCTRFDGAIQGFGGCPMATDKLTGNMPTEKLISYFTANKKVTGLNSLSFESAYNEASKLFGKFH